The genomic region GTAAGAGGAGGCCTAGTGCATATATAGTGTTTAGAGTTGATCAAGATCCCTTGAATGTAGGGgttttccttgtagagaaggTTTAGAGTTAAGACCCTAAGATCTTGAGCTTTTCTTCCCATATAGGGGAGACACAAGTGTGGAGTATGGTCTTTGGGCATGTAGTGCAAGTTATTTCCATATAGGGATGCATGAGTGGAGAATACGTGAAGGTTTGTGGGACCTAGTTACTCAACTATCGATATGACCATCTGTCTATTGGTATCACCATCTATTCGTCGATATGAATACGAAGGATAAGACGTGACCATCCATCGGGTACATATGCAACCATCCATCGGACACATAGGTGGAGCACTATTTGTAGACACTTCAAGGAAGTCAAATGAGGGGTTCATCCCAACGGGTCCATAGTTGGCAGGTCCCACCAGAAGAGGCACAAACCTTGACGGGTTAGTGGCAGAGTATTCCATCCTGATAGGTCAAAGTGCTCGAAGGACTTTATTGGATGAAAATAGCCTTATTAGTGTGCAAGTTGGTTTGTTGATTGGACGAGTATAGTGGACCGTCTGCCAAAAGTGTTTCATCGATTTAGACGAGTTAATGTCTGCATGTTTTGGGTGATGAGTAAGGTACCCGACGACCCCTTGATACGTAAAGATCGTCAAGGTGGAGCATGTCAGGTGGTGTCAAGGTACCTGACGACAGGGTCCCTGACGACCCCTTGGTGCAAGACAATCCATTGATATGTGACGACCGTCAGGGCGGAGTGTGCTGCGCGATGTTAAGGAAGGTACTTGACGATTGCTGGGTACCTAACGACTCATTAATACGTGACGACCGTGAGGGCGGAACATGTCGTGCGGTGTCAAGGAAGGTACCTGATGACCGCTGGGTCCCTGATGACCCCCTGGTACCTAACGACCTATTGATACATGATGACTGTCAGGGTGGAACGTGTCACACGGTGTTAGGGAAAGTACCTGACGACCATTGGGTACTTGACGACCCCTTGGTACCTGACGACCAATTGATACGTGACGACTGTCAGGGTGGAATGTGCTGCGTAGTGTCAGGAAAGGTACTTGACAATTGTTGGGTACCTGATGACCCCTTGGTACCTAACGACCCATTGATAAATGACAACTATCGAGGTGGAACGCATCGCGCGTGTCAAGCAAGGTACCTGATGACCGCTGGGTACTTGACGACCCTTTGGTACTTGACTGCTCATTGATACGTGACAACCATTAGGGTGGAGCGTGTTGTGAGGTGTTAGGGAAGGTGCCTAATGACTGCTAGGTACTCAACAACCCATTGATAAATGACGACCTTCAGAGTGGAACGCATTGCATGAAGTCAGGGAAGGTACCTAACGACCACTGGGTACTTGACGACCTATTGATAATTGATGACCGTCAGGGCAAAATACATCGCACGGTGTCAGGAAAGGTACTTAACGACCCATTGGTATGTGACGACTATTAGGGCGGAACGTGTCGCTCAGTGTCAAGGAAAGTACTTGACGACCACTGGATCCCTAGCAACCCCTAGATACCTAACAACCTATTGATACATGATGACTGTCAGGGCGGAACACATTGCATGGTGTCAAGGAAGGTATATGATGACTGCTGGGTACCTGACTACCCCTCGGTACCTAATGACCCATCGATACATGACAACCACTTAGGCGGAGTGTGGCCCATGGTGCTACACTCCCTTTGTGACTGACGATACTTTTAGTAAGCTCATAATGCTTTTGGTGATTGAAGACTCTAGGgcattagaaatttttttctaactGGTGAAAATATTCCCTATCAGCATTAATCCAAATTATTAGATAGATTGTAATTTTTGTAATGGTACTTTAAATTAAGTAATGTGTTTGAACTTGGTAAGAGAGCATAATaaaatgtgtgtatgtgtttagcAGTAGGTTTTTTTAGCTATTACTTagcatttcttttaataatCGAGGTAGTCTAGTTTAATAGTCATCAACACATAACATTTTTACTGCTTATTGACATTGATATTCATTCCAGTACGTACACATCTTGATCAAACACCAAATTGAACTCAAAAAGCAATCAAATTCCTTAGAATCTCACCGATTCTCCCCTAAAATTCTTGTACCCCCACATTTTTTTACCAGCATATTCAGGAGAAGGCACCACCCTATATCCCCACCAACTGAAGTATCCCTTTGGAATCTTTATTCTCTGGATTCATGGCGTGTTTAAGTGGCAAACCTTCTACGATTCCCGGACCAACTTGCCAAACATGGTTCACCTGTTTCAGTAAAAgccaattattatatataatatagttaTGTTACAATCtagttttttattaattaagtttGGTCTTTTTGGTTCAAAGTAAACATTACCTTCTCAATCTTCTCTGGGAACTTCCATTTCGCGAAGATTATGATGTTCCCATTGGATTCCTCAGCTCTTAAGTCCCAAACATCATACAACAGCTTGGTCCCCCATTCTGCTGGGTTATAAGACGATACATTGTAGGTGTTGATGGTTATGTTGTCGTTGTTTTTGAAGGCTAATAAGGCCTGGGATGAAATCATGGTGGGACTTTCTGGGTTTATGGACCATGAAACCCAACCCTctgggtttggtggtggggCTATGAAGGCAATGGCCAATGTGGAATCTGTAGAGTTGTATGTCCAGTGAAGATAGGCATTTAGGTGTGGAAGATCGGTGCAGTTTGCGTACACATTCTTGTTTTCGAAGGTTTGTGATGTACAGGTTTGTGACTCACCTTGTGAAACCAGCAAAGCTAATGCTAAGATAACCAATGTAAAACAAAGCCTCGCCATGTTATAGTTTATATGTTAATAGAGACAGAGAGACTCTTCTGggttgtggcaatggtagtacAATTACAAAgtagtatatatatactatatgtaAGTATTATAGATTGGCTATGATTTCCCCTCCAAATGATGAATTTACCTATGTATTTGGTAAATGTGCTCACCACAAGCCCTTGCCAGGTTAGAGTTTTGAGAATTCTCTATATTTGGaagttcaataaaattttattttatctaaaaacaaaacaaaatcctaTCTCTTTTTctgatttgtataaatatgaaatataaaattataaaatttattattatttcatttatatatgtaagtactccatattaaatatataattatgtggCAAAATcctaatttagaatttaaataaatgataaaatttaaatttaattatagggaaggaaatttaaataaatatttcatgTAAAATTATGAGAACTCAAAAACATGTGAGTATGGcaacaagttttaaatttgttgtcttcattttatttttaaattaaaaaaaattaatttttccgaaaaaaaaaatttcctttttgttactaaaaattatacttttcaTCTTATATTAAGCAAATACACGGTGTCCCCATTAAGCAAAAAAGCTTTTGCTTTTTCGTcatacttatttatttaaaatttaaccgAATTAGTTTTTCTGAATGTAAACTaactcttttttcctttttgtttctaaaaataatatttttcatctcATATTTGGAAAATAAGTTATGTCCATTTGGCAAAAAAATTTCCTCCAAATGATGCATTTTCCtatgtattttgaaaatgtgcTCGCCATAATTACTAGTTTTCTTAGGATTCTCAAAatgataaagtttagctacaaaattgattataacCTAAGGTTACAatcttacttaatatctttttattgaaggtgaattttgacaaatctactattggattgcatcttcttcttatatccttcatgcttgcaaaatttctagaaaattaaaaatcaatagcaaggtcatcaataaattgtttaaatgacAAGTTTtggtagtttaaaattatgcataaaacataaatttatagatcatataattaataatatccgattgacacaaaatttgacatgtatattaagagtgtaaagaacatgtaactcaatggttagattttcaaaatatgtaataatgtttattttattgaataagattGTAACTTTACGCTATAAccaattttaaagttaaaatttgtctttctcaaaactcaaaccTAGCAAGGATGTGCTCGCCACAATTCCTAGTTTTCCTAGGATTCTCAAAACTTAAACCTGGCAAAGCCTTGCCAggtttgagttttgagaatccTCTATATTTGgaagtttaataaaatattattttatctgaaaagaaaacaaaatcttaTCTCTTTTCTCGTTTGTATAAATATGAAATaggaaattataatatttattatgaatgtGTTTGTATATGTAAATATAGAtcttaatttagaatttaaataaatgataaaatttaaatttaattatagggaagggaatttaaataaatatttcatgCAAAATTATGAGAAGTTAGAAAATATTTGACATTGTATTGTATGTCTTTCAAAAATTCCCTTCCCTCTGACCTTATGtgtgattttattataaaaaaataagtgacaaaatattttgagattAATTGAAAGTCAAATGTCTtctgttttatttatatatttttctaaaaaattattttatctctctttagttttgtattcaaatatgaaaatttgataattttgatttttattcataaacatttattttgattgtttttgtatatgaaatttgataattatggaatttattaatggtttaaatataaaatataattttaattatacatATAGTAGAATattaatgtgtaaaattgtgaaaacTCAAAAACTTATGTGGCAAAATATTATGAGGTAAACCAAATATTAAACATCtcaattttatatgtattttattttaaaaaatgattttatctCCACtttgttttgtatataattatgaaatttgatcattatgatatttattatagACCTTTATTTTGATTGGaatgtatataaaatattatgggtaaaatattattttggttccTAAACTTCATCAAAAGTTGTTTTTTTGCTCttaaacttcaaaagtttatttttcgtcctgaaactattgaaaatttcttctttcttccttaaattattaaaaatatttcactttctgtccttaaacttaaaaaaaaaaaaaaaacttttttcattcctaaactattgaaaaattaCCCTAATTATCCCTACttttgtctctaaacttttgaaaaaaaaaaaaaaaaaactatttacaaaGTTTACGGATGAAcaaaagaactttttaaagttcagggatgtaaaaaaaattggttgagtttagagactaaaatggTATTTTGCccaaatattaaatttgaaatttgaaagttctagtatttattatgattgtggttttataatatattatagatatGTCCTTTTCTTTGTGGAGTAGAAATAAAGAATTAGGCACATTATTGGAAATAAAAGTCGTAATAGAAGTGAGTTCCAATTAGCTTAAATGGTAAAATCTTTTGTTCTCGAATAAAAGAGTAAGAGTTTGATTCCCACCCACACTAAAAACCAATTacgtcataagttgaaaatatctctaaaatatttttatatttttagaattaatttaattttaattattatagcCATTTTAGAGAAGAATAGTTACCTCAGTACTTTCAATGCCATAAATTTGTAgtcaatttgaaattattacaaGAAAAGAATGTACCATTAAAATACctgtagaaattaatttttgtttaataaaaaaaatgacacgaAAGTGAGATAGGCAGATCAAGGGAGAGGGAGAAATAGATTGACTAAGCCAAAGTGAACATTGATCGActagagctctctctctctctctctctctctctctctctctctctctctctctctctctctctctctctctctctctctctctctctctctctcggatttAACTTTGTACGTTCCTCTAGTTGGAACATGTTCTACTAAGCCTTCTTTGCTTCACAACGTTGTCTTCCCATCAAATAGACTCCACAAATCATTTCCTTTGCCAGATGCGACAAGACCATCATGCGACAACGATCCTAGTCCATGTTTGTAGTGACGTCAATATTGAATATCCCCGCCAtgaatgttaaatattagcattgatacatcATGTTGAATATATTAATATAGATGCGGAAGTggaagcataaagtatagaacacaataatacACAAGGGTTACATGGTTCAACTTGACAACCTATATCCACGAAGGAAATCCTAAATGGCTACATctttaatatattagagtgtagtataAATCATGttttacaatgaaccataacatgtgtatttATAGTAAGCTAAACCCTAGCCTAGAAGGAATGGGCTTGGGCCCCTTACATTGGGCTAacatatctctaacaccccatttcaaactcaagatggaagATTGATGAAACCTTGACATTTGATAAGGTTAagaagatcccttgaatgaagtttgtCTCTATGACAGTGGTTTGGGAAGGTAATAGTCCTGCAGTATTGATGTGACTTCTAACGGTGTCATAACTATACCAAAAAGTTTTAATGGCAGTAGTGGAaagccaaagaagatgaacgcaaTGACGAAACACTGAGGAAGACAAAAATTGCTCTTAAACACAATGTAAGGACAGAAAACCATGTATACGGGAAGGTGGTTccgataccatgttaaatattagcattgatatgTCATGTGGAATATACTActatggatgcggaagcgaaagcataaagtatagaatacAATAACACACAAGGGTTACGTGGTTCAACTTATACAGTCacaaaggaaaccctaaagaaCTACATctttaatatattagagtgtaatGCAGATCCTAGGTTATAATGAATCATAACATGTATATTTATAGTAGGCTAAACCCTAAACTAGAAGGAATGAACTTGGACCTATTACATTGGGCTAACATATCTTTAACAATGAGCATTTCTTGTTATTGTATTTGTAATATGTTTGAAGCTGCAATCTGGGGATACCTAGGTGAACAAGTTAGACCATGCAATTAACATTTCTTTAGAGTGGTTCGAATTTCCCTCTTAGATTGAAGCTTTTGCGTTGAAGTCACTGGTAAATTGGTTTtatctatattactatttaaaggGCTTCTCCTATTTGGGATCCTTAATTTTGATGtccaaaatatcctcaaattTACCAGTCTATAAGGTTTAAATAATAGGgttatatatgtaaattttctaatttaaaaattcctaaatttagctaaattaaaaaaattaaaaaaaatttctcccaCCTGCACACTTCTCTCTCATGTTAGTTGTCAAGTACTaatacaacttcttcttttaaaaaaaatttaaataaaactgtttttttctacaacttattaaaaataagaatataacTACCATAAGTAAAACgtgtaaacccaaaaaatgaaaaataaaaagcatcaTTGCACGCACACATGATGAGGCTGGTATCATTGCGCACGCGTGTGAAAAGGCTAGTAGAATATAATGGACATGAACTCATGTCATGCAAACAAGGTATAGAATCCAAGCATGGGAAAAGCAAGACAAGAGTATGTTAAATTAGAACAAGAGAATGAGAGATTTAGCAATGAGGggtttgaaacaaaatttgatcATTTCAACCTCATGTGAACATATGGAAACTGTAATTTTACAAGCTAGAATATTCATTATGTTTATGCCATATCATCAAAAGAGAATTTTATTTACAGCAAATTCGGAAGCGGAAAACTAGATCAGAATAGAGCTATTTTGATCCAAGAATTATGGCTACAGACATCatagtttttccaaagcaagGTCAAAGGTTCCTTTAGGATTGAGCTCCTATCTCTATGGGCAGCACCTCCTTCCTTTGAATGTCCCTGGGAATTTTCTTATTGATCTCAATAATATTCAAACAAAGCAACACGATGTTATTTGATGATTAATTGATGGTTGGTGGCCAATGGCTCGATTTGAATATCCTAGGAAGCTAGGGTTTTTTGTTTGATGTGGGAAGATGatgggaactattttgggataTTTCTAGGGCTCTAGTAAATATTGTagcttttgaaaataaatagagGTGGAGGCCTTGGTTGTTGGGTTTCAATCAATTTCTAACTACCCAAGGTTGCAATTTTCTATTTATCTGGTCTATTGATTAGATAATTGTGTACATAaaacaaattgaagaaaaatcatgtcaaaacataaaaatgctAATTGGCATTATAATTTTAGTTAGAGTTTCAATTAGCACTATGCATCCGGATCGCGGATCCATGTTTGcgtttctttccctttttttttttttttttttcaaccacaTGTTTTGACTTTTCAGCAGTGAACAGTGCACCCGTGCATTGTTCACGGgtcccacaaacttcacttttcaacaatgtttcattaaaaataggtcccacggcactattcacacatttaaaaattattttgttacaatgttttcagttttcaattttcagtttcagcaaaataagttctatccaaacggaccctatgtGTTATAATGTCAATCCTTatcctatttttatttttattttagttttttcattGTCAACTTTTAGATAAATATTAGATGGGaccttatttttagaaactttagGGTTTGATAATATTAGTGGATATTTAGGAACTTCTAAATTGGCAAAACTACAATTTTGGTTCCTCAAGTTTACCCTGTGTGCACAATTGATCCTTCAAGTTTTAACTGAGCACAATTGGTCcatcaagtttaaaaaatgagttgtATTAGTTCTTTTATTAACTACCCGCTAATAGTGTTATTTGGCTAACGGAATAAtaacttgacatttttttaatgacattacattttttaattaaaaaaattaaaataactagTTTCTACCTAAGATTTTCGCAAACTAACCCCTTGCAATCTGAAGCCATCAACATCTTTGTCTACAGCTTTCGAAGCCAAACTGAAGGAACGGTTGGAAACTATAGTCACCAATCTTCCGTTGGAGAAAAGCTCAAGGTCTTCAACAACAAGAAGATTCCAATTCGGGTTGTTAAGGACAACGAATATACTTAACGGTTACAAAGCTTGCAGAGCTGCATTGGAGAAGTAGATCGGATTGCAACTCGAGCAAGTCACACTAGACGACCTTTTGATAGAATTTGTCTGGTTTGAGATTCGCGTCGAGGCATTATTTGTAGTGATGACGGGACGTAGACCTCTATGAAGACTACTGGATCATATCGTAGGTCTGCTGATGCTAATGTACCGGTGCAATTATTAGCATGAG from Castanea sativa cultivar Marrone di Chiusa Pesio chromosome 11, ASM4071231v1 harbors:
- the LOC142615203 gene encoding cytochrome b561 and DOMON domain-containing protein At3g25290-like gives rise to the protein MARLCFTLVILALALLVSQGESQTCTSQTFENKNVYANCTDLPHLNAYLHWTYNSTDSTLAIAFIAPPPNPEGWVSWSINPESPTMISSQALLAFKNNDNITINTYNVSSYNPAEWGTKLLYDVWDLRAEESNGNIIIFAKWKFPEKIEKVNHVWQVGPGIVEGLPLKHAMNPENKDSKGILQLVGI